One genomic segment of Rivularia sp. PCC 7116 includes these proteins:
- the ndhK gene encoding photosynthetic/respiratory NAD(P)H-quinone oxidoreductase subunit K gives MVLDNTKGIGQNQERIANPIQRPSVTQELSENVILTTVDDLYNWARLSSLWPLLFGTACCFIEFAALIGSRFDFDRFGLIPRSSPRQADLIITAGTITMKMAPQLVRLYEQMPEPKYVIAMGACTITGGMFSVDSPTAVRGVDKLIPVDVYLPGCPPRPEAIIDAIIKLRKKIADDSMQERGEIKQTHRYYSTTHSMKPVEEILTGEYLRSSTRMAPPKELTESIGMPVPPALLTSKKQEEVERG, from the coding sequence TCTTAGATAATACAAAAGGCATAGGACAAAATCAAGAACGTATTGCCAATCCGATACAACGCCCAAGCGTTACTCAAGAATTATCGGAAAATGTCATTTTAACTACTGTTGATGACCTCTACAATTGGGCACGACTTTCTAGTTTATGGCCTTTGTTATTCGGTACTGCTTGCTGCTTTATCGAATTTGCTGCTTTAATTGGTTCTCGATTCGATTTTGACCGTTTTGGTTTGATTCCTCGTTCTAGTCCCCGTCAAGCTGATTTAATTATTACTGCGGGTACTATCACGATGAAAATGGCACCCCAATTAGTTCGTCTTTACGAACAGATGCCAGAACCTAAGTATGTTATTGCTATGGGTGCTTGTACTATCACCGGCGGTATGTTTAGTGTCGATTCTCCTACCGCAGTTCGGGGAGTCGATAAGTTAATTCCGGTAGATGTTTATTTACCTGGTTGTCCTCCACGTCCGGAAGCAATTATTGACGCAATAATTAAGTTGCGGAAAAAGATTGCTGATGATTCCATGCAGGAGCGGGGTGAGATTAAGCAAACTCATCGTTATTACAGCACAACTCACAGCATGAAGCCGGTTGAAGAAATCCTCACTGGTGAATATTTACGTTCCTCTACACGTATGGCTCCACCAAAAGAATTAACCGAAAGCATTGGTATGCCAGTACCGCCTGCTTTACTAACTTCTAAAAAGCAAGAGGAGGTAGAACGTGGCTGA
- a CDS encoding NAD(P)H-quinone oxidoreductase subunit J, whose amino-acid sequence MAEESKPVPAEENSPVEAGKVSKWLSENDFAHESLEADHSGVEIIKVEADFLLPICTALYAYGFNYLQCQCGIDLGPGEQLVSMYHLSKVSDNADRPEEVRVKVFLPRENPTVPSVYWIWKTADWQERESFDMYGIVYEGHPNLKRILMPEDWVGYPLRKDYVSPDFYELQDAY is encoded by the coding sequence GTGGCTGAAGAATCAAAACCAGTACCAGCAGAAGAGAACTCCCCCGTAGAAGCGGGTAAGGTTTCTAAATGGTTGAGTGAAAACGATTTTGCTCACGAGTCTTTAGAAGCAGATCATAGCGGAGTTGAAATAATCAAGGTGGAAGCAGACTTTCTGCTACCAATTTGCACAGCTTTGTATGCCTACGGGTTTAACTATCTCCAATGTCAATGTGGTATTGATTTAGGTCCCGGAGAGCAATTAGTTAGCATGTACCACTTATCAAAAGTAAGTGATAATGCTGATAGACCTGAAGAAGTACGTGTAAAAGTATTCTTGCCTAGAGAAAATCCGACAGTACCTTCAGTGTATTGGATTTGGAAAACAGCAGATTGGCAAGAGCGCGAATCCTTCGATATGTACGGAATTGTTTACGAAGGACATCCCAATTTGAAGCGGATTTTAATGCCTGAAGATTGGGTAGGTTATCCTTTACGTAAAGATTACGTTTCACCTGACTTTTATGAGTTGCAAGACGCTTATTGA